One window from the genome of Rhodospirillales bacterium encodes:
- the trmD gene encoding tRNA (guanosine(37)-N1)-methyltransferase TrmD, producing MPESAANPWSVTVLTLFPEMFPGPLGASLPGKALESGLWALETVDIRDFAGNKHRTVDDAPFGGGPGMVMRPDVLARAIDATATGGEDEALIHLSPRGAPLNQARVRDLCALRRLVLVCGRFEGVDERVIQARGLEEVSIGDYILSGGEPAAVVLIDACVRLLPGVVGAPDGLADESFETGLLEYPHYTRPNPWDGREVPDVLLSGHHERVRQWRHEQAERITRKRRPDLWRRYRRARTVDDE from the coding sequence ATGCCTGAATCGGCAGCGAATCCGTGGTCCGTGACGGTGCTGACGCTGTTTCCGGAGATGTTTCCGGGACCGCTGGGCGCATCGCTGCCGGGAAAAGCGCTGGAATCGGGTCTGTGGGCGCTGGAAACGGTGGACATTCGGGATTTTGCCGGTAATAAGCACCGCACCGTTGATGACGCTCCCTTCGGCGGCGGGCCCGGCATGGTTATGCGGCCCGACGTTCTGGCCAGGGCCATTGATGCCACGGCCACCGGAGGTGAGGACGAAGCGCTGATCCATCTCTCGCCACGCGGCGCCCCGCTGAACCAGGCGCGCGTGCGTGATCTTTGTGCGCTACGCCGTCTGGTGCTTGTGTGCGGCCGCTTCGAGGGCGTGGACGAGCGTGTGATCCAGGCGCGGGGGCTCGAAGAAGTCTCGATCGGCGACTATATCCTCTCGGGCGGCGAACCGGCGGCGGTCGTGCTCATCGACGCCTGCGTCCGGCTCTTGCCGGGGGTTGTCGGTGCGCCCGACGGATTGGCGGACGAGAGTTTCGAGACCGGTCTGCTCGAGTATCCGCACTACACGCGGCCCAATCCCTGGGACGGGCGCGAGGTGCCGGATGTGCTTCTGTCGGGACACCACGAGCGGGTGCGGCAATGGCGGCACGAGCAGGCCGAACGGATAACCCGGAAGCGCAGGCCCGATCTCTGGCGGCGCTACCGACGTGCAAGGACGGTGGACGACGAGTAA
- the rplS gene encoding 50S ribosomal protein L19: MNILEKIEQQQIEQLTAEKTIPDFGPGDTVRVAVRVVEGTRERIQNYEGVCIARKNRGLNSSFTVRKLSYGEGVEQVFPLYSLRIAEIKVVRRGDVRRAKLYYLRGRTGKAARIAEKRDDRGRKAEA, translated from the coding sequence ATGAACATTCTCGAGAAGATCGAGCAGCAGCAGATCGAACAGCTCACGGCTGAGAAGACCATTCCGGACTTCGGCCCCGGCGACACGGTGCGTGTCGCGGTGCGCGTGGTGGAAGGCACCCGCGAGCGTATTCAGAACTACGAGGGCGTGTGCATCGCGCGGAAGAACCGGGGTCTGAACTCCTCGTTCACCGTGCGCAAGCTCTCCTATGGCGAAGGTGTCGAGCAGGTCTTTCCGCTCTATTCGTTGCGCATTGCCGAGATCAAGGTCGTGCGCCGCGGCGACGTGCGTCGGGCCAAGCTCTATTACCTGCGTGGCCGGACCGGCAAGGCGGCCCGTATCGCCGAGAAGCGCGACGACCGCGGCCGCAAGGCTGAAGCCTGA
- the leuC gene encoding 3-isopropylmalate dehydratase large subunit has product MTTPKTLYDKIWESHVVADNGDGTVLLYIDRHLVHEVTSPQAFDGLRTAGRSVRRPGATLAVADHNVPTTDRSKGIDDEESRIQVETLTANCEEFGIELYDMNDPRQGIVHIVGPEQGFTQPGMTIVCGDSHTATHGAFGALAFGIGTSEVEHVLATQTLVQHRSKNMRVTVDGGLPLGVTAKDVVLAIIGTIGTAGGTGHVIEFAGSAVRGLTMEGRMTVCNMAIEGGARAGLIAPDETTIAYLNDRPMAPRGDDWDKAVAWWRSLPSDPGATYDREVELLASDIEPQVTWGTSPENVLPISGSVPDPANARDKDHRAAIERSMAYMGLEPGTRLTDIPIDRVFIGSCTNGRIEDLRAVAQVAEGRKVADGLHAMVVPGSGLVKKQAEEEGIDRILIEAGFDWREPGCSMCLAMNADKLSPGERCASTSNRNFEGRQGRGGRTHLVSPAMAAAAAIRGTLTDVRQMAD; this is encoded by the coding sequence ATGACCACGCCCAAGACGCTCTACGACAAGATCTGGGAGAGCCATGTCGTCGCCGACAACGGCGACGGCACCGTGCTGCTCTACATCGACCGCCATCTCGTGCATGAGGTGACGAGCCCGCAGGCCTTCGATGGCCTGCGCACGGCCGGGCGCTCTGTGCGGCGTCCTGGCGCGACGCTGGCCGTCGCTGACCACAACGTGCCCACGACCGACCGCAGCAAGGGTATCGATGACGAGGAAAGTCGCATTCAGGTCGAGACCCTGACGGCGAACTGCGAGGAGTTCGGCATCGAACTCTACGACATGAACGACCCGCGCCAGGGCATCGTTCACATCGTCGGACCCGAGCAGGGCTTCACCCAGCCGGGCATGACCATCGTCTGCGGCGACAGCCACACCGCGACACACGGCGCCTTCGGCGCGCTCGCGTTCGGTATTGGCACGTCCGAGGTCGAGCACGTGCTCGCCACGCAGACGCTGGTTCAGCATCGCTCGAAGAACATGCGTGTCACCGTCGACGGTGGCCTGCCGCTCGGCGTCACCGCCAAGGACGTGGTGCTCGCGATCATCGGGACTATCGGCACGGCCGGCGGCACGGGCCATGTCATCGAGTTCGCCGGATCGGCCGTGCGCGGCCTGACCATGGAAGGCCGCATGACGGTCTGCAACATGGCGATCGAAGGCGGTGCCCGCGCCGGCCTGATCGCGCCCGACGAGACCACGATCGCCTATCTGAACGACCGGCCGATGGCGCCTCGGGGCGACGACTGGGACAAGGCGGTCGCATGGTGGCGTTCGTTGCCGTCCGACCCCGGTGCCACCTACGACCGCGAGGTCGAATTGCTGGCCTCCGACATCGAGCCGCAGGTGACCTGGGGCACCAGCCCGGAAAACGTGCTGCCGATCTCGGGATCCGTACCCGATCCCGCAAACGCGCGCGACAAGGACCATCGTGCGGCGATTGAACGTTCGATGGCCTACATGGGCCTGGAGCCCGGCACGCGGCTGACCGACATCCCGATCGACCGCGTCTTCATCGGCTCCTGCACCAATGGACGCATTGAGGACCTGCGGGCCGTGGCGCAGGTGGCCGAGGGCCGCAAGGTGGCCGACGGCCTCCATGCCATGGTGGTTCCCGGTTCCGGCCTCGTGAAGAAGCAGGCTGAGGAGGAAGGCATCGACCGCATCCTGATCGAGGCCGGCTTCGACTGGCGCGAGCCCGGCTGTTCCATGTGTCTCGCCATGAACGCCGACAAGCTCAGCCCCGGCGAGCGCTGCGCCTCGACCTCGAACCGCAACTTCGAAGGCCGTCAGGGTCGTGGCGGCAGAACCCATCTGGTGAGCCCGGCCATGGCCGCGGCCGCCGCGATCAGGGGTACGCTGACCGACGTGCGCCAGATGGCCGACTAA
- the leuD gene encoding 3-isopropylmalate dehydratase small subunit: MKKFTRLDGIAAPLPMINVDTDMIIPKQYLKTIKRTGLGTHLFDEMRYNDDGSEKPDFVLNREPYRSAEILITEDNFGCGSSREHAPWALADFGIRCIIAPSYADIFFNNCVNNGILAIELPNALVHELLKEAGESGPNARFSVDLHAQTITRTDGSTSAFDIEPERKHRLLEGLDPIGLSLQKEADISAYEAKTGEDRPWL, encoded by the coding sequence ATGAAAAAGTTCACCCGCCTCGACGGCATTGCCGCGCCGCTGCCGATGATCAACGTCGACACCGACATGATCATCCCGAAGCAGTATCTGAAGACGATCAAGCGCACCGGCCTCGGCACGCATCTGTTCGATGAGATGCGCTACAACGACGACGGCAGCGAAAAGCCGGACTTTGTGCTGAACCGCGAGCCCTATCGCTCGGCCGAAATCCTGATTACCGAAGACAACTTCGGCTGCGGCTCGAGCCGCGAGCACGCGCCCTGGGCCCTGGCCGATTTTGGTATCCGCTGCATCATTGCGCCGAGCTATGCCGACATTTTCTTCAACAACTGCGTCAACAACGGGATCCTGGCAATCGAGCTGCCGAACGCCCTGGTGCACGAGCTGCTGAAGGAAGCCGGGGAGAGCGGCCCCAACGCACGCTTCTCTGTCGATCTTCATGCCCAGACCATCACGCGTACCGACGGTTCGACCAGCGCCTTCGACATCGAGCCCGAGCGCAAGCATCGCCTGCTGGAGGGGCTCGACCCCATCGGCTTGAGCCTGCAGAAGGAGGCGGACATCTCCGCCTATGAAGCGAAGACGGGCGAGGATCGTCCGTGGCTCTGA
- the leuB gene encoding 3-isopropylmalate dehydrogenase, whose protein sequence is MNANKKLLMLPGDGIGPEVTAVVGRVIAWFGKRRELSFDVEEGLIGGASYDVHGTPLTDETLEQAKAADAVLLGAVGGPRWDDIDFSLKPERGLLRIRKEMGLFANLRPAVVFPALAEASTLKTEIVSGLDIMIVRELTGGIYFGEPRGIEDLGNGERRGFNTLVYTTSEIRRVGRVAFNLACKRQGRLCSIDKANVMESTVLWREEMTRLGAEEFPDVELSHMYVDNAAMQLVRDPKQFDVIVTTNMFGDILSDCAAMLTGSLGMLPSASLGAGQGGLIPALYEPVHGSAPDIAGKDLANPLATLSSFSMMLRYSFDLQEDADLIDNAVANILASGLRTADIMQDGKARVSTSTMSDALIRELDKQAA, encoded by the coding sequence ATGAACGCCAACAAGAAGCTCCTCATGTTGCCTGGCGACGGGATCGGTCCCGAGGTCACGGCAGTCGTCGGTCGCGTGATCGCGTGGTTCGGCAAGCGCCGTGAGCTCAGTTTCGACGTCGAGGAGGGCCTGATCGGTGGCGCGAGCTACGACGTGCACGGCACGCCGCTGACCGATGAGACACTGGAGCAGGCCAAGGCCGCCGATGCGGTCCTGCTGGGTGCGGTCGGTGGTCCGAGGTGGGACGACATCGATTTTTCGCTCAAGCCCGAGCGCGGCCTGCTGAGGATTCGCAAGGAGATGGGGCTCTTCGCCAATCTCCGTCCCGCGGTTGTGTTTCCGGCACTGGCCGAGGCCTCGACGCTCAAGACCGAGATCGTCTCAGGCCTCGACATCATGATCGTGCGCGAACTCACCGGCGGCATCTATTTCGGCGAGCCGCGCGGCATTGAGGACCTGGGCAACGGCGAACGCAGGGGTTTCAACACGCTGGTCTACACGACCTCGGAGATTCGCCGTGTCGGCCGTGTCGCTTTCAATCTCGCGTGCAAGCGCCAGGGGCGGCTGTGCTCGATCGACAAGGCCAACGTCATGGAATCGACCGTGCTGTGGCGCGAGGAGATGACGAGGCTGGGCGCCGAGGAGTTCCCCGACGTCGAGCTCTCGCACATGTATGTCGATAACGCGGCCATGCAGCTCGTGCGCGACCCGAAGCAGTTCGACGTCATCGTCACCACCAACATGTTCGGCGACATCCTGTCCGATTGCGCGGCCATGCTGACGGGTTCGCTCGGTATGCTGCCCTCGGCTTCGCTGGGTGCCGGGCAGGGCGGTTTGATCCCCGCTCTCTACGAGCCGGTCCACGGTTCCGCGCCCGATATCGCCGGCAAGGACCTCGCCAACCCGCTCGCCACCCTGTCGAGCTTCTCGATGATGCTGCGCTACAGCTTCGATCTTCAGGAGGATGCGGACCTGATCGACAACGCCGTCGCCAACATCCTGGCGAGCGGTCTGCGCACAGCCGACATCATGCAGGACGGCAAGGCCAGGGTCTCGACCAGCACCATGTCGGACGCGCTGATCCGCGAACTGGACAAGCAGGCCGCGTGA